A single region of the Raphanus sativus cultivar WK10039 chromosome 1, ASM80110v3, whole genome shotgun sequence genome encodes:
- the LOC108827400 gene encoding protein RGF1 INDUCIBLE TRANSCRIPTION FACTOR 1, translated as MGAEEEKNTMLPPWLKPLLREKFFVQCKLHADSHKSECNMYCLDCTNGPLCSLCLSFHKDHHAIQIRRSSYHDVIRVSEIQKFLDITGVQTYVINSAKVVFLNERPQPRPGKGIVNTCEVCYRSLVDSFRFCSLGCKISGVSKSFDKKRKDWTNNLSDSDGSYSSSTSIGRLKKNDDMIHNSFTPSTPPLSAVNRRIAKRRKGIPHRAPFGGLIIEY; from the exons ATG GGagctgaagaagaaaaaaacacgaTGTTGCCTCCATGGCTTAAACCTCTGCTTCGAGAGAAGTTCTTCGTACAATGCAAATTACACGCAGATTCACACAAGAGTGAGTGTAACATGTACTGTTTAGACTGTACCAATGGTCCTCTCTGTTCTCTCTGCCTCTCTTTCCACAAGGATCATCACGCCATTCAG ATAAGGAGATCATCGTATCACGATGTGATCAGGGTATCGGAGATCCAAAAATTTCTGGACATAACAGGAGTTCAGACATATGTGATTAACAGTGCTAAGGTTGTCTTCTTGAACGAAAGACCTCAACCCCGACCGGGCAAAGGCATCGTGAACACCTGCGAAGTCTGTTATCGGAGCCTCGTTGATTCTTTTAGATTCTGCTCTCTTGGCTGTAAG atCTCTGGAGTATCTAAGAGTTTCGACAAGAAAAGAAAGGATTGGACAAACAATCTCTCAGATTCTGATGGTTCGTATAGCAGTTCTACTAGTATAGGGAGGCTCAAGAAGAATGATGACATGATTCATAATAGTTTCACACCGTCAACACCACCTCTATCTGCCGTGAATCGTCGAATTGCAAAACGAAGAAAGGGAATACCGCACCGTGCTCCTTTTGGGGGACTAATCATAGAATACTAA